The following nucleotide sequence is from Candidatus Hydrogenedens sp..
CAATATCCATCCTGGACAGGTCGGGAGCCTGCGCCCATAGATATGAAACTAAAATTACGGAAATAACAATAAAAAGCAATTTGCGAAACATATAACTATCCTTACTGTTTAAAATTATATTTATTCCTGTGTCTTATCTGTTGTCTTTTCTGTTTCTGGGGTAATTTCTTTCGGCGTCGTTTTTATAATCAACAATCCATAATAAGTCAGGATACCTGATATACCATAAGTAATAACAAAAATTAATGCACATACAATAAACATCGAACCTATAGCAACAGAATATCCACTCAATTGAATCATTAGAAATACAAATAGGGCAATGAGAGTAAAAAACAACCCGACAATCATTGCAATACGATTCGGTTCCAGATGAACAATAACCTGCTTTCTCGTGTCCAAAAGAGGTCTTACATCTGGATAATCCAGGTTATGAATGTTATTTGTATTATCCTTCTTCACCTACCAATTTATACCTTGATATTTAATCTATATAATATATACAAAATTTTGTCCCTTATTCACATTTTTAAATATACCTCTTTTCTTTTTTATTTTTAACACACCTGGATAATCATTACTTTCTTCTACATCATTTACATAAAAAAGACGAAAACAATATCCAAAACATGCAATGGATTTTAAATTACTTTCCTCATTCTATTCACAACTTAAAAAATTCAATATTCTTCTGTATTTACTTATTATTTATTGATAAAAGATGGGTAAATATTCTATTGTAAATAGAACATGGGCGAAACTGTTGCAACTTATCTCTTTACAAAAGGATTATATTATAATATATAGTTTGATGGAAGACCTATTTTCACAAAATTAATAAAAAGGAAATCGTTGCATGTTCAAAGGAAAATTATTTTTTTTATTAGCCGCTTGTATTTTTTGCTTCACTCTTATCTCATACGCACAAAATAACACGGATACATCCACCATTCCACCTATTCAGCAAAATCTCACATTATGGGATATGATAAAGGCAGGTGGGGTAATACTCTGGATAATTGGGGTTTTGGGCTTTATTGGATTGGTATGGGCGTTTTATCTCCTGTTGACATTAACACCCCGACGAGAACTACCATCAACCCTCATTCGACGATTGTTTCATTTGCTACAAGCAGGGGATTACAAAGGGGTACTGGAACTTTGTGAAGGACGGGATAAACTAATTGCCAAAATGGTTTTTGCCGGTGTGAAATTGGTTGGACACGACCGCTATGTCATTCAAGATGCTATGGAAAGTGAAGGGGAACGAGGCGCAAGTATTTTATGGCAACGCATATCTTATTTAAATAATATTGCGGTTTTAGCCCCTTTGTTAGGTCTATTAGGGACGGTATGGGGCATGATGCAGGCTTTCGGGGCTATTGCATTTAATGATGCTCAGGTGAAAGGGCTTACCATGGCATACAGCGTAGCCACAGCGATGGTAACTACCGCAGGAGGTTTGGTCGTTGCTATTCCCGCTATGGCAATTTATTTCTATCTACGGGGTAGAGTAAATCGAATTATTGCAGAAGTAGAAGCCATCGCCAGTGAAATGGTAGAACTTATTTTGAGAGGAACACGCGTATGAGAATTCGTCGGAATTATGAAAATGAACCCGAGCCCATTCAAATGGCTCCATTGATTGATATTGTCTTTTTGACCCTTGTTTTTTTTATGGCAACTACCGTATATGGCGTTCTGGAATCCGAAATTGACATTACTTTACCAACAGCAGAAACTTCTGTGCCAACAACACGTAGCCAGGGAGAAATTTATATTAACTTAAAAGCCGATGGTTCTATTGTCGTTAATAATCGTTCTGTATCCCTATCCGAATTGCAGGAGGTATTGAACAAAGTGTCCCAATTCTTCCCCGGCAGTTCCGTCATTATCCGTGGAGACCAGAGTGCTATGTTAGGCAATGCAATACGAGTTTTAGATTGCTGTAGAAAAGCCCATATACAGAATGTAGCCTTTTCCGCAATTAATGAAAAACAAACATCTAACTCCGAAGGCACTGTCAAAGCAGATACTCCCACAGATACACTTGCTCCTACCCCAGAGACCCCAAAACAATAGACAGGATTGACGCATGATA
It contains:
- a CDS encoding MotA/TolQ/ExbB proton channel family protein — its product is MFKGKLFFLLAACIFCFTLISYAQNNTDTSTIPPIQQNLTLWDMIKAGGVILWIIGVLGFIGLVWAFYLLLTLTPRRELPSTLIRRLFHLLQAGDYKGVLELCEGRDKLIAKMVFAGVKLVGHDRYVIQDAMESEGERGASILWQRISYLNNIAVLAPLLGLLGTVWGMMQAFGAIAFNDAQVKGLTMAYSVATAMVTTAGGLVVAIPAMAIYFYLRGRVNRIIAEVEAIASEMVELILRGTRV
- a CDS encoding biopolymer transporter ExbD, with product MRIRRNYENEPEPIQMAPLIDIVFLTLVFFMATTVYGVLESEIDITLPTAETSVPTTRSQGEIYINLKADGSIVVNNRSVSLSELQEVLNKVSQFFPGSSVIIRGDQSAMLGNAIRVLDCCRKAHIQNVAFSAINEKQTSNSEGTVKADTPTDTLAPTPETPKQ